A single genomic interval of Calypte anna isolate BGI_N300 chromosome 3, bCalAnn1_v1.p, whole genome shotgun sequence harbors:
- the SNRPB2 gene encoding U2 small nuclear ribonucleoprotein B'', with the protein MDIRPNHTIYINNINDKIKKEELKRSLYALFSQFGHVVDIVALKTMKMRGQAFVIFKELGSSTNALRQLQGFPFYGKPMRIQYAKTDSDIISKMRGTFADKEKRKEKKKAKSLEQSANAANKKVIQGATQNSASAPGTAAQNQQVPDNPPNYILFLNNLPEETNEMMLSMLFNQFPGFKEVRLVPGRHDIAFVEFENENQAGAARDALQGFKITPSHAMKITYAKK; encoded by the exons ATGGACATTAGGCCCAACCACACCATCTACATCAACAATATCAACGACaagataaagaaagaag AACTGAAGAGGTCCCTCTATGCATTGTTCTCACAGTTTGGTCATGTGGTTGACATTGTGGCTTTAAAGACTATGAAGATGAGAGGACAGGCTTTTGTTATATTTAAAGAACTTGGATCATCCACCAATGCTTTGAGACAACTACAAGGCTTTCCGTTTTATGGGAAACCAATG cgCATTCAGTATGCAAAAACAGACTCCGATATAATCTCTAAAATGCGTGGTACTTTTGCTgataaggaaaaaaggaaggaaaagaagaaggcCAAATCTCTGGAGCAGTCAGCAAATGCAGCAAATAAAAAGGTTATCCAG GGAGCAACACAAAATTCAGCCAGTGCCCCAGGGACTGCAGCACAGAATCAGCAG GTGCCTGATAACCCACCAAACTATATCCTTTTCCTTAACAACTTGCCTGAGGAAACAAATGAGATGATGCTGTCCATGTTATTCAATCA gtttcCTGGATTCAAAGAAGTACGTTTAGTTCCTGGGCGCCATGACATTGCATTTGTGGAGTTTGAGAATGAGAATCAAGCAGGAGCTGCTCGAGATGCTCTCCAAGGATTCAAGATTACTCCATCTCATGCCATGAAAATCACTTATGCAAAGAAATAA